One part of the Fusibacter sp. A1 genome encodes these proteins:
- a CDS encoding radical SAM protein → MKYIFGPVPSRRLGRSLGVSPIPHKTCNYSCVYCQLGRTSLLTNTRTEFYPVDEILNELKSVVSGKVEFDVVTIVGEGEPTLYSDLGALIGGIKGITDKPVAVITNGALLADKSVARELLEADIVMPSLDASNEQQFKQINRPHGRIKYENMLKGLIEFSKLYKGELWLEIMLIKGMNDDLESLNAFSVILKNVTYKRVYLNSPVRPPAEKDVFESEKEQMAKAVELLGGTPINMLCSGSFHSGISDDFEALVSIIKRHPMNQFEIMGFLQSRKCAEPEKFIERLNTTEYVVAVNYKGYSTYRMRNRYGSE, encoded by the coding sequence AGTATATTTTTGGACCGGTTCCTTCAAGGCGCTTGGGGCGTTCGCTGGGCGTCAGCCCTATTCCCCACAAGACGTGCAATTATTCCTGTGTTTACTGCCAGCTAGGTAGGACCAGCCTGCTTACAAATACGAGAACCGAGTTCTATCCTGTAGATGAGATATTGAATGAACTGAAAAGTGTGGTAAGTGGGAAAGTCGAGTTCGACGTGGTCACCATAGTTGGTGAGGGTGAACCGACACTCTATTCGGATCTTGGAGCGCTGATTGGCGGGATTAAAGGGATAACGGATAAGCCGGTTGCGGTGATTACAAACGGTGCGCTTTTGGCGGATAAGTCCGTAGCCAGGGAGCTGCTTGAAGCGGATATCGTAATGCCCTCGCTTGACGCATCGAATGAGCAGCAGTTTAAACAAATCAACCGTCCTCACGGGCGGATAAAATATGAAAATATGCTCAAGGGGCTGATTGAGTTTTCCAAGCTTTACAAGGGCGAGCTCTGGCTTGAGATCATGCTGATCAAGGGCATGAACGACGACTTGGAATCGCTAAATGCCTTTTCCGTTATATTAAAAAATGTGACTTACAAAAGAGTTTATCTCAATTCGCCGGTTCGTCCGCCTGCAGAAAAGGACGTGTTCGAAAGTGAAAAGGAACAAATGGCGAAAGCTGTGGAACTACTTGGTGGAACCCCGATAAATATGTTATGCTCGGGTAGCTTTCATAGTGGAATATCAGACGACTTTGAAGCGCTGGTCAGCATCATCAAGAGGCATCCGATGAATCAGTTTGAGATCATGGGTTTTTTACAGTCTAGGAAATGTGCTGAACCGGAAAAATTCATTGAAAGGCTCAACACCACTGAATATGTAGTGGCGGTCAATTATAAAGGCTACTCGACTTATAGGATG